The following proteins are co-located in the Maridesulfovibrio sp. genome:
- a CDS encoding LptF/LptG family permease, which produces MIRRLLPGYLASYVLKQNIFLMCVCLGVGTGIYLLSDLFDRLDDFIEAGLGVGTILKYFLVKMPLIFSQILPAVFLISMIVQLCVMARNKELLALRTGGLSLIWFLKFFVIYAVIWSFGQMLFSQVIGVYGEQEAYRIWKEDVRKSMLDKRVLKNIWLKEGRFVVEAKEVMPFGNRAKDITVYEFAEGNGGIKRVITSESAEVSSKYGWKLENAVELSPDKFASQKHPIFTMPIKLNLNVFKVVDPDIDPAQLPLWQLDQVIEQLKLSGSSVDRLITAWHSKWAYAFSLLTMALVSLALVTITENIYLNIGLGLAIIFTYYALFMIGASAGDTGALPPIIAAWLGNILVSSLALGRIAWVFVPEHFGKYLTKFKAR; this is translated from the coding sequence ATGATTCGCAGACTTCTTCCCGGATACCTTGCGTCGTATGTTTTGAAGCAGAATATCTTCCTCATGTGCGTTTGCCTTGGGGTTGGAACAGGTATCTATCTGCTTTCAGACCTCTTTGACCGTCTGGATGATTTCATTGAGGCCGGACTGGGGGTGGGTACCATTCTTAAGTATTTTCTGGTCAAGATGCCGCTCATCTTTTCCCAGATTCTGCCTGCAGTTTTCCTCATCTCCATGATCGTTCAGCTGTGCGTTATGGCCCGGAACAAGGAGCTTCTTGCTTTACGTACGGGAGGATTATCGCTCATCTGGTTCCTGAAATTCTTTGTAATCTATGCCGTGATCTGGTCTTTTGGGCAGATGCTTTTTTCACAGGTTATAGGAGTTTACGGTGAGCAGGAGGCCTACCGCATCTGGAAAGAAGATGTGCGTAAAAGTATGCTTGATAAGCGGGTGTTGAAAAATATCTGGCTCAAGGAAGGGCGTTTCGTGGTCGAGGCCAAGGAGGTTATGCCTTTCGGGAACCGGGCTAAAGACATTACCGTTTATGAGTTTGCTGAAGGTAATGGCGGAATCAAACGGGTTATTACCTCTGAGAGTGCCGAGGTCAGCAGCAAGTATGGCTGGAAGCTGGAAAATGCTGTAGAGCTTAGCCCGGATAAGTTTGCTTCGCAGAAACATCCTATTTTTACCATGCCTATCAAGCTGAATCTGAACGTGTTTAAGGTTGTTGACCCGGATATTGATCCGGCCCAGTTGCCGCTCTGGCAGCTTGATCAGGTCATTGAACAGCTCAAACTTTCTGGTTCCAGCGTGGACCGGCTGATTACTGCATGGCATTCCAAGTGGGCCTATGCCTTCTCTCTTTTGACCATGGCACTTGTATCATTGGCTTTGGTGACAATTACCGAAAATATATATCTGAACATCGGATTGGGACTGGCCATTATTTTTACCTATTATGCCCTGTTCATGATTGGTGCTTCTGCTGGGGATACCGGGGCCTTGCCGCCTATTATTGCGGCATGGCTGGGGAATATTCTGGTTAGTTCGCTGGCTTTGGGACGCATCGCATGGGTGTTTGTCCCTGAACATTTCGGGAAGTATTTGACCAAGTTTAAAGCTAGGTAA
- the lptF gene encoding LPS export ABC transporter permease LptF has translation MKLLHRNIFKELISIFTLSLSGFMGLILIGRLLQFRDLFMGQSLGALEMAKLFMYLCPFFLLMLTPIATMLSIFLTFLRMNADNEITALKSGGLSLYRLLPAPIIFCLLCTGADFYFSLYGLSWGTENFRNALMEFARTQSQLAIQPGVFNKNFPGLVFYADTVDEKSGIMRSVFVRDNTRKGMTATIVAPLGEIRTDPKMGRLLIHLENGRIYQQERDQLSVLKFKNYDVRIPLANILKGYDVDELRPKEMSWEKLVRISRAGDRAGEIDPSFFKKVQVEVQKRLALPVACLVLGMFAVPIACIFKGLKQQYGLIISMGLFLVYYTMLSLGVTFGESGVLTPVIGLWLPNMTFAVISVVLLKMAVMEHSFSIRIPFLKKFRRKEA, from the coding sequence TTGAAGCTTCTTCATCGCAATATTTTTAAAGAACTCATATCCATCTTTACTCTGAGTCTTTCGGGTTTCATGGGGTTGATCCTCATCGGCAGACTGCTCCAGTTCAGGGACCTGTTCATGGGGCAGAGTCTTGGTGCATTGGAAATGGCTAAACTTTTCATGTACCTGTGTCCTTTTTTTCTGCTGATGCTTACTCCGATCGCGACTATGCTCTCGATCTTTCTCACTTTTTTGAGAATGAATGCGGATAATGAGATTACCGCACTTAAATCCGGCGGTTTGAGTCTCTACAGGTTATTACCTGCTCCGATCATATTCTGTCTGCTCTGTACCGGGGCGGATTTTTATTTTTCACTCTACGGACTTTCGTGGGGTACGGAGAATTTTCGTAACGCCCTCATGGAATTTGCCCGTACCCAGAGTCAGTTGGCAATCCAGCCCGGAGTTTTTAACAAAAATTTTCCGGGGCTTGTCTTCTATGCTGACACAGTTGATGAAAAAAGCGGCATCATGCGCTCTGTGTTCGTACGCGATAACACCCGTAAGGGAATGACCGCGACTATCGTGGCTCCTCTGGGTGAAATCCGCACAGATCCTAAAATGGGGCGCCTGCTTATTCATCTTGAAAACGGTAGAATCTATCAGCAGGAAAGAGACCAACTTAGTGTCCTGAAATTTAAGAACTATGACGTCCGTATTCCCCTTGCCAATATTTTAAAAGGGTATGATGTGGATGAATTGCGGCCCAAGGAAATGTCTTGGGAAAAATTGGTCCGCATCAGTCGCGCAGGGGACCGTGCCGGAGAGATTGATCCCAGTTTCTTTAAAAAAGTTCAAGTAGAGGTTCAAAAAAGACTGGCCCTGCCTGTGGCTTGTCTTGTACTTGGTATGTTTGCTGTTCCAATTGCCTGTATTTTCAAAGGATTAAAGCAGCAATATGGCTTGATCATCTCCATGGGGTTATTTCTTGTTTATTATACCATGCTTTCTCTCGGGGTTACTTTCGGGGAGAGCGGTGTGCTTACTCCGGTGATCGGACTTTGGTTGCCGAATATGACATTTGCCGTAATTTCAGTGGTTCTGCTTAAGATGGCGGTTATGGAGCATTCATTCAGTATCAGGATTCCGTTCCTGAAAAAGTTCAGGAGGAAAGAAGCATGA
- a CDS encoding undecaprenyl-diphosphate phosphatase gives MTSLFTAAILGIVEGLTEFLPVSSTGHLIITGHLLGFTGEKAASFEVAIQLGAILAVVVLYWPRFWGLLFPKPGQRFSGIRGLYLLFLTSLPASVMGLLAHDFIKQHLFNPYTVAWALGVGAIMILIVEKRDIRPSCYTLDEVTPKLAFGIGCFQCLALWPGFSRSAATIMGGMLLGAKRKIAAEYSFIAAVPIMFAATGYDMLKSYKLFTMADMPFLAIGFIVSFLSAWAAVKGFIYLLGKLTLRPFAYYRLALAPLILFFWS, from the coding sequence ATGACATCTCTATTTACTGCCGCCATACTCGGCATCGTGGAAGGACTTACTGAATTTCTGCCGGTATCAAGTACCGGACACCTGATCATAACAGGACACCTGCTCGGTTTCACCGGAGAAAAAGCCGCTTCATTTGAAGTTGCCATCCAGCTCGGCGCAATTCTCGCTGTGGTTGTTCTTTACTGGCCTCGCTTCTGGGGATTACTTTTCCCCAAACCGGGACAACGATTTTCCGGCATTCGCGGACTCTACCTGCTTTTTTTGACCAGCCTTCCCGCATCCGTAATGGGATTGCTGGCTCACGATTTCATCAAACAGCACCTCTTTAACCCGTATACTGTTGCATGGGCACTGGGCGTAGGCGCAATCATGATCTTAATTGTTGAGAAAAGAGACATCCGCCCTTCCTGTTACACTCTGGACGAAGTAACCCCGAAACTGGCTTTTGGCATCGGCTGTTTCCAATGTCTTGCTCTCTGGCCCGGATTTTCCCGCTCTGCCGCGACAATTATGGGCGGTATGCTTCTCGGTGCGAAACGCAAAATTGCTGCGGAATACTCCTTTATTGCCGCTGTACCTATCATGTTTGCAGCTACCGGATATGACATGCTCAAAAGCTACAAACTTTTTACCATGGCTGATATGCCCTTTCTGGCGATCGGATTTATTGTCTCGTTTCTTTCAGCATGGGCAGCGGTAAAAGGATTCATATACCTGCTGGGTAAATTGACCCTGCGCCCCTTTGCTTATTACCGGCTGGCGCTTGCTCCTCTGATCCTCTTCTTCTGGAGTTAA
- a CDS encoding ABC transporter substrate-binding protein, producing the protein MSTLLCCAPNTVSAKKLDEVTLQLKWFHQFQFAGYYAALEKGFYEEEGLDVKIVERDLRHNPIDQVLNGEADFGISNSEILLHYLSGEDVVLLASVFQHSPLVFISKTQPLVHSAQDLKDKNVLMSSASQDIELKVMMERNGVSLNDVKLIDRFATPEDYFDPSIDIIAAYITNQPYYLKKENIPYSIIYPYTHGVDFYGDTLFTSRSQIQKYPERVSKFVRASLKGWQYALEHPDELVDIISEKFGSLKTEEHLKYEADTIRTLILPNLVRIGHSNPVRWEQIGAEFKKQGMIDQTKDLSDFFYNPAEGKVTIREETAFLAAEIFATIMIVLLASIFVAGKFKQEINNRQEIEEKLKKNEKYYRSLFDNTGAATVMIDQEHTIIKCNENFAQLCGATVEEIEDKRKWTDFIAPEEYERMTSYASARFSTNQSPPKSYDFKFLRANGEIRNVHVDVGIIEGSTDCVASIIDMTEKVKTQELLIQTEKMVSVGGLAAGMAHEINNPLAGILQAVQNIYRRTSPGVPANTAVAEKIGCSCEQIQSYLEERGIIRMLDGIHSSGERAANIVHTMLNFTRRNDNGMTVCNLNKLFDDIMNIITCDYDLKKKYDFKHTKIIRDYQENLGEINCLRIEIEQVLLNLVKNAAYATNEISDIRTPTITLRTRMDDKFITAEVEDNGPGMSPEVKRRVFEPFFTTKSPGVGTGLGLSVSYFIITQNHKGTFDIKTEIGKGTKFTIKLPIV; encoded by the coding sequence GTGAGCACCCTACTTTGTTGCGCACCAAATACGGTTTCTGCAAAGAAACTTGATGAGGTAACTCTGCAGCTTAAGTGGTTTCATCAGTTCCAGTTTGCCGGATACTATGCCGCTCTTGAAAAAGGATTCTACGAAGAAGAAGGGCTCGATGTAAAAATCGTAGAACGCGACCTGCGCCACAATCCTATCGATCAGGTTCTTAATGGCGAAGCCGACTTCGGAATCAGTAATTCAGAAATCTTGCTTCATTATTTAAGCGGCGAAGACGTAGTTTTGCTTGCCTCCGTGTTCCAACATTCTCCCCTTGTTTTCATTTCAAAAACACAACCTTTAGTTCACTCTGCACAGGATTTAAAAGATAAAAATGTGCTTATGAGTTCAGCATCTCAAGACATAGAGCTGAAGGTTATGATGGAACGAAACGGAGTTTCGTTAAATGACGTAAAGCTTATAGACCGTTTTGCCACCCCTGAAGACTATTTTGACCCATCAATTGATATTATCGCAGCATACATCACAAACCAGCCCTATTACCTGAAAAAAGAGAATATTCCGTATTCAATAATCTACCCCTACACCCATGGAGTTGATTTTTATGGAGACACCCTTTTCACTTCCCGTTCCCAAATTCAAAAGTACCCGGAACGGGTCAGCAAATTTGTCCGAGCCAGCCTGAAAGGATGGCAATACGCACTAGAACACCCAGATGAACTGGTAGACATTATTTCCGAAAAATTCGGTTCATTAAAAACTGAAGAACATCTCAAATATGAAGCAGACACAATCAGAACCCTGATTCTGCCAAATCTTGTACGTATAGGGCACAGCAACCCAGTACGATGGGAGCAAATAGGAGCTGAATTTAAAAAGCAGGGAATGATTGACCAAACTAAGGATCTTTCAGATTTCTTTTACAACCCGGCAGAAGGAAAAGTAACCATCAGGGAAGAAACCGCATTTCTCGCCGCAGAGATCTTTGCAACCATCATGATTGTTCTGCTTGCCTCCATCTTCGTTGCCGGCAAATTCAAACAGGAAATTAACAACCGCCAAGAAATTGAAGAAAAGCTCAAAAAAAATGAGAAATACTATCGAAGCCTTTTTGATAATACAGGGGCGGCAACGGTCATGATCGACCAAGAACATACAATCATAAAATGTAACGAAAATTTTGCTCAGCTATGCGGGGCCACAGTTGAGGAAATCGAAGACAAACGCAAGTGGACAGATTTCATAGCACCGGAAGAATATGAACGAATGACAAGTTATGCCTCAGCAAGATTTTCTACAAATCAATCGCCACCTAAGTCTTATGATTTCAAATTTCTGCGGGCAAATGGAGAAATAAGAAATGTTCACGTTGATGTAGGAATAATTGAAGGAAGCACAGATTGTGTTGCATCTATAATCGACATGACTGAAAAGGTGAAAACACAGGAACTGCTTATTCAAACAGAAAAGATGGTTTCTGTCGGCGGGCTGGCCGCCGGCATGGCCCACGAGATTAACAATCCATTGGCCGGTATACTTCAGGCTGTACAAAACATCTATCGCAGAACCTCTCCAGGTGTTCCGGCAAACACAGCTGTTGCAGAAAAAATAGGCTGCTCATGCGAACAGATTCAAAGTTACCTTGAAGAACGGGGAATCATTAGAATGCTGGACGGCATTCATTCCTCCGGAGAACGTGCTGCCAATATTGTGCATACCATGCTCAACTTTACCCGCCGCAACGATAACGGCATGACGGTCTGCAATCTCAACAAACTCTTTGATGATATCATGAACATCATCACTTGCGATTATGATCTCAAAAAGAAATACGACTTTAAACACACCAAGATTATAAGGGATTACCAAGAGAATCTCGGCGAAATTAACTGTCTGCGTATAGAAATTGAACAGGTGCTGCTGAATCTTGTCAAAAACGCAGCCTATGCTACCAACGAAATTTCAGATATACGAACCCCGACTATCACACTCAGGACCAGAATGGATGACAAATTCATCACTGCCGAAGTGGAAGATAACGGTCCGGGCATGAGCCCTGAAGTGAAACGGCGAGTATTTGAACCGTTTTTCACCACTAAATCACCCGGAGTTGGAACCGGGCTTGGACTTTCCGTCTCATATTTTATAATAACCCAGAACCACAAAGGTACATTTGATATTAAGACCGAAATCGGAAAAGGAACAAAATTCACCATAAAATTACCCATTGTGTGA